The genomic window CACGTCCactccagcagcagcagcctcccACCCCTCCCTCCCACCGCCCTTTGTCCACCCCCTCGGCACCATTCCGCACACCATCCGCGGCTACCTCTCCACCTTTACGAACCTGCAGGTCGCGGGCCAGCCGTACGACTGCTGCTCCGCGTGCAGCGCCACAGTGCTAGAGGCGTACGAGGCAGACCCGTGGGGGTTTGTGCAGCGGGCGCTGGACGAGCGGGGGTGGGTGGAGGAGATGAGCGGGCTGAAGGAGGTGCAGCGGCGTGCGGACGAGGCGGCGGGAGACGTGGAGTGGGacagcgagggcgagggcgggTTGGACGACGAGGGCGAGATGTTGTAGCAGACACACCCAACAAAGCTCGTGCAGGTTCTATATGCATATATATACATTGTCTACTAGCAATCACAGAGTTGGCCACTCTTTTGTCCCGAGGAGGTTGCTTGTGCGAGATGTCCTGGTTCTCAACACCTGTATACTTGTATCAGCTTCTGAATGGTAAATACAGATCTGCGTGAGTTGGGCTGTAGAGGGGAAAGTTTGGACTCGGGGAGTTCCTTGCACGGTGGTAAGGTAGACTATTCATCGTCTCTGACGCGTGTGATGGAGAATCTcgtgtagtagtaggtagtaaggtTACAGATCTATTACAACTAAAGAAAGAGACTATTATTAtctctaatatatataatagagaatcttatatagtagtaggtagtaaggtTACCTATCCATTATAACTAAAGAAAGAGACTATTATTATCTCTAATATATAATAGAGAAtcttaggtagtagtaggtagtaaggtTGCctatctattataactaAAGAAAGAGACTATTATTATCTCTAATGTGTAATAGAATCtcaggtagtagtaggtagtgaGGTTGCATCCGTTGTAAAGAAAGATAGACACGAGGCCAGGTGGAGAAGCTCAACGTTAGCGTGCACGCGAGGAGGGTTCTGATTGGTTTCAGTTCATCTGGCTTGTACTTGATCATGTTCATTATGCGGGCTGTGCCGTCTATGCTATGCGTGTAGAGTACACAGTCCAGGTGGCCTCATTCTCTGCACGCACGAGCTACTCGAGCATCGACGCCTGGTTTGTGTACAGGACCTCGACGACGCTGTTCAGCTTCTCGATCGTGTTCAGGGCGGCGTCGTAGCCCTTGTCGCGTTCCGACTCGTCGTACACAATCAGGCAGCCGGCGCCCTGGTCCAGGACGCCGATGATGACTTTGTCGAGGATCATCTGTGAGAGCTTGCGCTCGACCTGCACCGTGTCCAGGCCGACCATCTTGGCGACGTGGACGATCTCGACTCGGCTGTAGGGCTCGATGACCTTGATCAGGTTCTGCTCCAGCATGTTGTCGTAGAGGCGCCGAAGATGGCTCGTGATGAAGCGGTCGCTACCCAGCTCCTGTCTGAATTCCGTCAAGGCGCTCTCGTACTCCTCAAGACTGCGGTTGGTGTGTGCTCGCGCAACGGCCTTCATGGCGTCGAGGCGCTTGCCGGCGTACTTGACAGCGTGCTTGGAGGTCATGAGGGTGTTGACGTCGTCGCCCAGGTTGAGCATGATCTTGCAGAGCAGCATGTACTGGAGCGCGGAGGTGGCCTTTTGCTCCTCGTCCTGCGAGTGGTATCCCTCCATGGCCTCGATGAAGTAGGAAAAGGAGGTGTTGAAGTCGCCGTCCTCTGCGTGCAGCATGCCGCTCTGCATGTCCAGGCCGGCCTGCAGCAGGGGCGGGGTGTAGACGGAGGCGGCCGAGGTTCGTGCGGAGGTGAGGGCGGCGCGGCCCTTTGAGATGTTGCCGAGGGCGTGGTAGACTCTCGATTCCAGCAGCTGGACCTCGACCAGGACCAGCTTGTCGTCCAGACGCTTGAGCTCCTTGAGCAGGCTGTTGATGAGGGCCAGGGCCTCGTAGTACGACTGCTTGGCCATGTACAGCGAGACGAGGCGGGTCTCGAGGTTCTGTCGCAGGAAGCCTCTCCGCTCGGACACGGCCCAGTCTATGCATGACTTTGTGACGGAGATCTGGGTGTCGGTGGTGTTGGGGATGGCGGTGAAGAGGTCGAGCAGCTGGCGCACTGGGGAGGGGTTAGCATTGGGGGTTGGGGGTTGGGGGTTGGGGTGAGGGGTGTAGCAGCGGGCGCTGCCTTACCCAGCTTGGATGTCTTTGCTTTGGCAAACGACGACAGCACGGAGCGGGCCTGTCTGACGAGCTCGGCGAGGGCGTCGGCCTTGTTCTGGTCGCGGTACAGGTCTCCGAGGGCGAGCAGGGCTGTCTCGTAGTGCTTGATGGCCTGCTCGTTGCTGCCGGGGTCCTGTGACAGCACGTCCTGGTAGATCTTCTCGGCCTTTGCGGGCTCCGTCTTCGCGAGCTTCTGCGCCTCCTCTATCCGCTTGCCCGTGTCTGCGGCGGCCATGCTGGGTGGGGGTTGCAGAGACGGGGGTGTTGCAGAGACGGGGGTGTTGCAGAGACGGGGGTGTTGCAGAGACGGGGGTGTTGCAGAGACGGGGGTGTTGCAGAGACGGGGGTGTTGCAGAGATGGGGGTGTTGCAGAGACGGGGGGTGGGCTGCGATGGGCGTGCGATGGGCGGGCGATGGGCGGGCGATGTGGCGGGTGTGGAGAGCTCGAGTGGTGATGCACAGGCACAAGCTCGCCCGCCGGAGGGAGGCACACTGAGatgcggcggcggcggcggcggcggcggcgggagGGCTTGGCACACGTCCGCCTCACCTGCTTTCGGCCCGTCAGCGCGGCAGGCTGGGCACACGTCCGCCCCGCACGTCAGCGCCAGTCAGCGCCAGTCAGCGCGGCAGGGCCCAAGCTCGCCCGCGCGCCCGCTCGCCCGCTCGCCCGCTCGGGCACTCGGGCAGCCCCATAGCAACGGACGACGTCGAGCTGCAGGCGCTGTGCGGAGGCGGCCTCGGGGCGTTTGCGCATCGCGGACAGCTGTTGGACGTGGGCCACGGGCATCCAGCCTGCACCCGGCGCTCGCTGTGCAGAGGCGCGGGCGAGGCTGCTGCCGGGGTGACGGGTGCGGTGAGGTGCTGTGTTGGCAGTCGCGCCTAGCCCGGCGAATGAGATGACGTGCAGCCCGTGTCGGCCCATGTTGGTAAACAAGCGTGCAGTACATAGCGACTGCCCTCGCCCGGCCTGACCACGACGCGACGAGCAAGACGTCCTCCCACACTCACGACTTCACGACCCCGTACGCTACCCCCGCGC from Ascochyta rabiei chromosome 2, complete sequence includes these protein-coding regions:
- a CDS encoding 26S proteasome regulatory subunit rpn6 is translated as MGRHGLHVISFAGLGATANTAPHRTRHPGSSLARASAQRAPGAGWMPVAHVQQLSAMRKRPEAASAQRLQLDVVRRTCAKPSRRRRRRRRRISVCLPPAGELVPVHHHSSSPHPPHRPPIARPSHAHRSPPPVSATPPSLQHPRLCNTPVSATPPSLQHPRLCNTPVSATPPSLQPPPSMAAADTGKRIEEAQKLAKTEPAKAEKIYQDVLSQDPGSNEQAIKHYETALLALGDLYRDQNKADALAELVRQARSVLSSFAKAKTSKLVRQLLDLFTAIPNTTDTQISVTKSCIDWAVSERRGFLRQNLETRLVSLYMAKQSYYEALALINSLLKELKRLDDKLVLVEVQLLESRVYHALGNISKGRAALTSARTSAASVYTPPLLQAGLDMQSGMLHAEDGDFNTSFSYFIEAMEGYHSQDEEQKATSALQYMLLCKIMLNLGDDVNTLMTSKHAVKYAGKRLDAMKAVARAHTNRSLEEYESALTEFRQELGSDRFITSHLRRLYDNMLEQNLIKVIEPYSRVEIVHVAKMVGLDTVQVERKLSQMILDKVIIGVLDQGAGCLIVYDESERDKGYDAALNTIEKLNSVVEVLYTNQASMLE